In Acipenser ruthenus chromosome 1, fAciRut3.2 maternal haplotype, whole genome shotgun sequence, the genomic stretch CAATCAATAAAtgatcaatttttaaaaaatggttgtatctctaaaaaatacaatatttctgtacttattttgtatacagtataaaaacTAATAACAGCTAGTCCAGTTTTCCAAATAACATGTTACTCCAAGTTATGGTGAGCCTAATTTTAGTGTGTAGTCCTCTTTGTAAGTTGCCATATTGCTGatcttattgttatttatttacccCTTTTTCTTCATACAAATGTTCATTTTcacatgggatttttttttttttttttggcctcaTACATGAAGAAGTAAAGCAAAGCAAAAGGTTCAGCTGAATTGTCTTTTCTTCAAACTCCCTCAGGCACAATTCTAGAACATTATAATTTGATATCCAGCAACATGCAGATGCCTCCCTTGGGTCCTGTGGATTAATGAagagttttatttaaaatgtagtttttttttttttttttttttttttttttaattgtttgaatTGGCAGTTATCGCTTTCCTGAGCCTGTATTAAGCGTAATGCTCTGTGGCTGGTAAAATGCAGATAAAATATCCTTTTGGaacttccattttatttatttccttttcatAAAGTGggcatttaacattttaaatgaatgtacagtgcctatagaaagtctataccgcctttcaaaatgttcaccttttgttgctttatagcctggaattaaaatgcattaaactatttttttttcatttatctaatattctagaaatctgtagaagattaattgaaaataaaaactgaaatagcttggttggataagtgtccaccccccttgtaatagcaatcctaaattagctcaggtgtaaccaattgccttcaaaataacacaccaagttaagtggcctccacttgtgttaaattgtagtgattcacatgatttcaggataaattcagcagttcctgtaggttccctctgctgggtagtgcatttcaaagcaaagactcaaccatgagcaccaaggcgctttcaaaagaactccagaaCAAAGTTGTTGAAAAGCAGTTGTTGCCTAGAtaaggccgtccctccaaactggatgaccgagcaagaagactgatcagagaggctaccaagagaccaatggcaactttgcaagagctacaggcttttatggccaagactggtcaaagtgtgcatgtgacaacaatatcccaagcactacacaaatctggcctgtatggtagggtggcaagaaggaagccattactcaagaaagcccaccttgaatcctgtttgaagtatgcaaaaaaacactcaggagattctgtagccatgtggcaaaaagttttgtggtctgacgaaactaaaatggaactttttggcctaagtgcaaagcgttatgtttggcgcaaacccaaaacagcgcatcacccaaagaacaccatccctactgtgaagcatggtggtggcagcatcatgttatggggatgtttctcatcgacagggactgggacacttgtcaggatagaagggaaaatgaatggagcaaagtacagagaagtccttgaggaaaacctgctgccctctgcaagaaagctgaaactgggacggaagttcacctttcagcatgacaacgacccaaagcacacagccaaagttacactggagtggctaaggaacaaaaaggtaaatgtccttgagtggctcagagccccgacctaaatccaatcgaaaatttgtggcatgacttgaagactgctgtccatcaacgctccccaaggaacttgacagagcttgaacagttttgtaaagaagaatggtcaaatattgtcaaATCTAGGCGTGCAAAGTTGGTacagacctatcccaacagactcacagctgtaattgctgccaaaggtgcttccaccaagtattaacttatgatctttcagttctgtatttttaatatataattttttgtcaataaaaactttttccccttatcagtgtggagtatggtgtgtagataagtggaaaaaaatcctcatttaaatgcatgaaactctgaggcactgacacaacaaaatgtgaaaaaagttcaagggggtgtagactttctaacGGCACTGTATCTTAAAGTAACAGAGAACAGAACAGAATTTTTAATACTTCACTTACATATTGTTCTTGAGAATGGTGgtgtgtaaaatgtaattagatgTGTTTCCTCAATGGCTAGTTAGAATATATTAGTGTTTGGTTCATTAACTGTAAGCGTGAAGTGACAAGACTTTGATTACACTGCAGCTGGGACTGTAGCTTGTAGGTGGATTAGTTAAATTGCTAGTCTACAGCAACATTTGCCTGTGTCAGGATTTTGGCCTattgataccaaacattaaactttCTCACACTTTATTTAAAGACTACTTTTATAAcaatgtttgtaaactttctacgAGGTTCGAGAATGTTTTGAAACATGAGAATAAACCTTAAACCCTCATTAAAAACACCATAGAaatgtttcatgaatatcaaaccttatttaattaatgcatttagaGAACACTGCAGTgaaaagtatgtgtgtgtatatatatatatatatatatatatatatatatatatatatatatatatatatatgattgtatttattttttatttttaacaaactgTTAATGTGAAAGAACCTTCAGTAACTATAAACAACAGAGGTTAACACTGTAGGCGGTCGTGTGACATTTCACTGGGAATGAGAAttgaggcccccccccccccagggcaagatcaaattgtattttttatattgattagtaagcagtatacttttttttaggAGAACGTTAAAATAATTGGAGAACTACATCCCACCAGGCTCATTCTAAACACAAAACTTGTAGTTTAGTATGTTTATTGATGCAAACAAAACTTCCAGTTTTCAGATATTATATACATTTCagatgtgtatttatttagttataattaATAAAGTTTTGGTTAATATTTCAGACtgatatattgtactgtatatcactGAATACAAAGGGTTCaaagtttgttttggttttttttgcagtttaagTTTAAgacttttttaaaacataatatcagTTGAAAAATTCTTGACATCAGATACTTTACTTGCCTGGCCCTTCACAGTGAGGTCTGCATATTTTCAATCAGATATGCACAAGCTATACATTTTATAAGCctttaaattcagaaaaaaaagatggCAATATTAAAGAACACCATCATTTTATTGTCACTTAACACCACATTCAgtattaaatatttgattttctaAAATGAAAACAAGTTTTCTTTAGAAAAGGTCAATCAATTAATTGATCACAAAGCTTTTCTttgtagtattaaaaaaaagaaatgaggtCAGAGTCATGGAAAATATAGGAAGAGAAACTTTGTACATGTCCTATATGCCAGTAATTGCAGAACATAGAGTAAAACCATCTCAGAGAACAATGTTTTCCATTATAACCCTAAATAATTTGCTTCACTCATAAACAGCACTGCAGGAATCATTACCTTGCTGACTCAAGTCCCAGGGAGGTTTTTACAGGCTGGTTTATTTAACGATGACCGTGTTTGATAATGATCCGTGACATTGATGGCGGCCATCTGATACACCTATGGCTTGAGTCCTCCCTAAAACATGTAGTTCTCTTGCAAGGCATCTTTATCCCTGTGAAACTTTCATAGCAGGAATGCTGAGGGGTCATGGCAGGGATATTTTAAACAGCCAAACAGTGAAGTGAtagttttgattgacagtctgcAAATCATCCTTCCAGctgtttgaaaaaagaaaaccttGGGTTCAGAGGTTTAACAAACCAATGCACATTTAtcctcattaaaacaaaaaacaaacatgtggtttcaattgacaacataaaaaatatgttgttttaagttaaatgacatttaaaactTGCGCAGAGAAGTCTATAAATGCAATACAAAGAATGTACAAAGTTGTTTAAAGCAACATGAAAACTTGGCATAAGCAAACAATTGTGTGGTCTGCCTTTTCTAAGTTGTGGTTGATCTGCAAATTGGAAACTACTAATGAGCTCTCAACCAAAAGTCACACTTAAGTTTCTCCCCGAGCCGAAAAACTGTATTAAATCATTAAGGATAGCAGATTCTCACAATCATTAAGTTAGAAGGTGCATCCTTGCACTGTCTCAGAGGTTGTGGAAGACATTATGGAATAACACGAATGTAAACAATAGAGTCATGACAACAAGAAATCCAATTGTATTCAGACCAATAGCTTCCACTGTTTTCTATGCTTCATTTGGAATCTTCTCAGCCCTTGAGTGGTAAGCATATTCCATCGATTAGAATGCTTCTTATATTAGAAGACATCTTTGCTTAGAGTTGAGCTAAGTAATTGAATGTGTTAAAGTCAGCCCAACCTTAGCCTCTGTCGTAAAGGCAGGTGCTTGGAATCATTTTATACAGAACAAAATCCCGGACAGAACCTATCCGAATCTAAACTTGGGCCAGTATTTTATTGTTTGAACACGCTTCTGTCCTGAATTCAGGTTAACCTTTGGTGTTGGAGgctttggtggtggtggtggtggcttTTTTTTCTCTGTAGTTTTTTTCTCAGTGATGGTAAACCCAGGCTCATTTTGTTCACGGGAGGTGAACCTGGGCAGGAAATGCGTTGATACATGCTGGGACTTCACCCGGGGACTGGACCCCATTTTGGCCTTGCCCCTTTTGTTCAAGGCCACAAACCATTCTCTTCCAGTCCTGTGGTTTTTGTGTATCACAGAGGCGTACGTGTTGTAGCTGTTTTCTTGAAATCGTTCCCTGAACTTGCAATCATCTGTAAATTCTtcctaaaaataaacaacaaaaaattaTCCAATTTTAAAAGGTCGCTCACAAATCTGGAAAAGCTTTCCCAGGCTGTGAGCtcagtaacaaaaacacaaaagatgACAGTTTTTGCGAATCAACTGAACAAACACACAGTAGTATGAGGTGGGCAAGCTGGAGTGAAAGAGCTGGGAAAAGGAAAACATTACATTGTGACACTGACTTCTGCAATTCAAAGCGTATTTTCTGCTTTTAATAAGGTACAATTGGATGACACACTATAAGCTCCTTTAAGCTTGATTGCTTCTGGTGGAATGATTACCACTAAGTTAAATAacctaatgcattttttttcatgcAGGTCTGTAATTAGTTAATTGCCATTGTGTGCCTGAGAATAATCAACTGCCCTGTATCATTTTACAGGAAATTTCTCATCCACAAAGTATTTTGGAATTCCGGTGAATGTTTTTAGAATGTTTCTTATATTAATTGTCTTGTAAAGCCAACATAGCTCTGACGCTCCTAAAGCAGTACAGTGCACTTGAGGTTATTATTGACTAAATCCATCTTCTATTACATGACGTGAAGCTGTAATGATTCACATAAAGAAAACAGTTTGTTCCATGGGTAAGTCTAGATGGTTTGGGAGTGCATGGATATAATCCATGGCTAGAACTGAGCAGTGCATGATGTATCTGTTTTTGCCAACCAAGTTTGAAATATGCCAGCGGCTGTTTCAGACCATGGCTGTACAGGATGTGATACTAGCAAGTGACTGCATGCCACAGTTACAGTATATCTGTAAATCTAATACCAGTCCCCCCACTGATCTCTAGAAGAAAGGATTTTCTTCTAGAGATCAGTGTCTACACCATCTGCCACAATTAATAAACTGAATATCCCTAGTATTGTGTTACCCCTGAGTCCACAAGCCAAGATGCACATCCCCTATTCAAATGTAGCATTAAAATGTTATGTGCCGCACTATACCTGGTGCAATTGTAATTTGCCCTATTTCTGTGAAACTGTTCACAAAATCTATTAACAAACACTTTCGAGTCTTTCAACATTCTGAGTTgcttgtttgtattgtattttctttttcacaaaaaaaatggcaaataggGCTATTATTTTACAAGAATTCAAACCACATATTATGGGGCAGGATATAcgccaaaaaactaaaaaactcaAAGACCACTATAGCAAGCGGGAGATCTGCCTTGGAGACTAaatagatttacaaaaaacacagcatgtgctaaatatacaatacatacacacatcaCTCCATTGAACTTAATAGTTATATCAGGCTACCTATGTTTTTGAGACTGCTgtgctattttttcttttttgctgtggTTATTTTACCGTAACAAATGTCCCAAATGTAATTTGAATCTTAACTTCCATTAAACTCTACCATTTTAGCATAGCTCCACTCCAACTAATATACAATGACGTCCACCTCAGTCTATAGACAGGTCCCTTTTTTAGTTCTAAACATAGACATTAACAGCTGTCGGAATATGGTAAAAATTACACGTTTGCGTAGTGGGCGTAGTGGCACATAAATAGAATGctcctttttttttgctttcatttaTTCTGTTGAGTCTACTTGTTTGGTGGAAACAGTATTAAATAGATGTTTCCTGAGGATATGAAAATCCTTCTTCAAGtagggaaaaaaaaagtcttcaaattgtattttaagtAGGGCTTCCCTGAACTTTACTCACTTGATGCACAATCTTTTTGAGTAAAGTCAGCATTTACATGTCCTTAAATGTTAGCACTGCTTGTCAGCTCAGAAAGGGCTAAACTGTGCAAACAATCTGCAATACGTGCTCATAATATACCCTTAGGCCTTATTACAGCAGtgcatgttattttgttttttttaaagatgcttaactcaaatattttaatattatatctATTGATTTATGTACTTTTGGATTTAAGGGTGTATTTTATTAACTCCGTAAGTAGTTCAAATAATCTATTTACATGTTTTGAATCTTTGCTTTAGAATTGCTCTAGGAAGGCTATACTGAACACTAAggaagtacagtatttatttatttagcagacgcctttatccaaggcgattacagaaactagggtgtatgaactatgcacttacaattacgtctcacccgaaagacagagcacaaggggcacacaatgagtcagtggctgaggtgggatttgaaccggggacctcctggttacaagcccttttctttaaccactggaccacacagcctcctaacaccCCGCtcataccaccaccaccacacaaacacaaatattccCTGGTAATTGCTACGGTAAGTGCAAAATCTAGAAGGTTTTATAGTGAAGATTTGGGGTTTAATTGAGTTGATCTATAATCTCATTCATAATGATATGGTGGTATTTTGGTTAGTCGATCATTATCTCTTAAATAATAGTTTTAGGTTAATGTGatagatacatttttaaagactttGACATATCTAAAGGTAAACCAGGTATTTctaattgatttttgttttacacCAAAGGCATATACAGTAGTTTTATAATGTCAAGCAAGAAGGCTGCTCGTAACCTGTTGTAAAACATACATACGCACCCTAAATGTGTGAAGAAAAAGCTATTAAAAAGCAACATTAAGAGGGAATTATGGGACAATGGTAAAAAACAAAGCttgaaaaaaacaagaattttGAAACATAACATAGTATTTATTACACACTGCTGCATAATTAGGTCTACCACCCAAACAATTCCTCAGTGCTTGGAATGCCTTGTGTGTCTGGTCTTAAT encodes the following:
- the LOC117403589 gene encoding fibroblast growth factor 5-like produces the protein MRFSLFLFLFFSPLIRSAAVPESEQVLLEGQVKEEGSSSGRRTGRLYCRVGIGFHLQIHPDGRVNGSHEPNQLSVLELFAVSQGIIGIRGVFTNRFLAMNKRGRLHSIEEFTDDCKFRERFQENSYNTYASVIHKNHRTGREWFVALNKRGKAKMGSSPRVKSQHVSTHFLPRFTSREQNEPGFTITEKKTTEKKKPPPPPPKPPTPKVNLNSGQKRVQTIKYWPKFRFG